Within the Candidatus Dependentiae bacterium genome, the region TTTTATTCTTACTTGTTCTTGTCAATTTAGTCTGTTCAACAGCATCTCTTCTTGTTGCCGCACTTATTCCATCAATGGATAAATTTGAGATGTTATGGGTTAGAATAATTTTCCCATTATGGTTTTTGGGAGGATTTCAGTTTTCGTGGGATTCTGTTCATGCTGTGGCTCCTAAAGTGTCTTATTTTATGCTTTTAAACCCTATTTTTTATATGACAGAGGGTATGCGAGCTGTAATGCTCGGGCAAAATGGATCTATAAATTTTTGGGTTTGCAGTTTAGTATTATTAATTACATTAATTATTATGAGTATTTGGTCTTTTAAAATGCTTAAAAAACGGCTTGATTTTGTTTAATTATAATTTGTACTATAAATAAATTATGCCGCTTGCGCTTTTTATCTAGTCTGCGACAATAAAACAGCGAATATTAATTTTTTTATATAGTTTAGGTGTTTTATGAATAAATTGAAAATGTTTTTAGTGGTATTTTTGTTAAGCTTTTCTGCTATAGTTTTGAATGCTCAAGATGAACAAGTTATAGATTCTAATGAAGCCGATATTATGGCTGAACTAAAAAAAACAGTTATAAATGATCAAGATAAAATTCTTTTTGAACAAATAGAAAAACAAGAAATTGATTTGATTGTAATTTTGGAAGCCTTACAAGAAAAAGACAAATATTCAGCAGAATTTTTGAATAACTTATCCAAGAGCTTAACAGAAAATTTACCGGCAGAGTTTTGGATGGAATTTTTGAATTTGGCAATTGCAAATAATTTATCCATAAATGCTATAAAGTCTGTTATAAATTTATCTAAGACATTATCTCCCGATATTGTTGGTATGTTAAGTTTTAAAAAATATGCACCTGTTTATCAGATGAAATTATTTGCGTATTTTATTGCAATTTTAGCACAAAATACCACTGTTCCATATAGTGAATGGGAATCTAAAATATTAAATCTTTGGAATGATAAAAAAGCTTATATTAATGAAATTTTTGATTATATATTTTCAACAGAATTTTATAAGAAAAATTTAGAGATATTATCATAAATTAACATGAATATTGCAGTATTGGTTTCCGGTGGAGTTGATAGCTCTGTTGCTCTAAAATTGTTAAAAGATCAAGGGTATGAGTTAACAGCCTTTTATTTAAAAATTTGGCTTGAAGATGAAGTTTCTTATCTTGGGCAGTGCCCATGGGAAGAAGATTTGAGATATGTGACTCAGGTCTGTGAACAACTAAGTGTTACATTAAAAGTTGTAAATATGCAAAAGCAATATTGGGATAAAATTGTATCTTATACAATAGATGAAGTTAGAGCCGGTCGAACCCCAAGCCCGGATATTTTTTGTAATAAAAGAATAAAATTTGGTGCTTTTTTTGATGAAGTTGCAGGTAAATTTGATAAAATTGCGACAGGTCATTATGCACAAATAGAGCAAAAAGCTAACAAATTTTTTCTTAAAAAAGCTGTTGATAGTTTTAAAGATCAAACATACTTTTTATCACATTTAAACCAAGAACAGCTATCTAAAATTCTTTTTCCAATTGGTCATCTAAAAAAAGAGCAGGTACGCTCAATTGCTATAGAAAATAATTTGCCTAATGCTAAAAGAAAAGACAGCCAAGGTATTTGTTTTTTGGGTAAAATAAAATTTGGTGATTTTATAAAGCAATATCTTGGAGAAAAACAGGGTGATTTTGTAGAAATTGAAACAGGAATAGTTGTTGGACAACACGAAGGCTTTTGGTTTTATACAGTTGGACAACGTAAAGGAATTGGACTTTCAGGCGGACCATGGTATGTAGTTTCTAAAGATACAAATAACAATATAGTTTATATTTCTAATAAATATTATTCTGATGAAAAAAATAGAAAAGAATTTTTTGTATCTGATTTTAATTGGATTCTAGGAATTGCTCCTGAAGATAAAAATTTAAAAGTTAAAATAAGACACGGCGAATATTTATATAATTGTGAACTAATATTTCTGGATACAAATAAAGCTAAAGTAATTTTAGATAAAGATGATCAGGGGATTGCATCAGGTCAATTTGCCGTTTTTTATGAGGGTGAAATTTGTCTTGGGTGTGGAAAAATAGAGTAGGGGAGTTATGAATAAAAATATTTATAAACAAAAAACTTTGACGCAATTTGAAAGAGTTAAAGAACTTGCTCATTGTTTTATAAAATCTTTACCTATGTTTATAAGATCTAATAATTCAAAAAAATATCTTGAAAATATTAATCTTCTTGATTGGTTCACTCCATCCATACCTATAAAACAAAGCCAAGATTTAATTGTAACTTGGATTGGTCATTCTTCTTTTTTAATTCAAATTTCCGGGTTTAATATTTTAGTTGATCCAATATTTTATGATTCGATGTTTTTATTTAAACGAGTTTTACCGCCCGGAATAGATATTAATAATTTGCCTAAAATAGATTTTATATTAATTTCTCATGACCATGCGGATCACATGAACTATAAAAGTTTACTGAAATTAAAAAAACATAATGCAATTATGCTTACTCCAAAGAATACTAAAAAATGGTTTGAAAAAAATAAATTTGAAAATATTTTTGAGTTTGATTGGTGGCAAAATTTTGTATTTACATTAGATGATAGAACTATAGAATTTAACTTTTTACCGGCTGTTCATTGGTCCGGTAGATCTATAAATCAAATTAATAAATCTCTTTGGGGTAGCTGGATGATAACTGCAAATAATAAAAATATTTATTTTGCAGGCGATACTGCTTATGACTCGCATTTTAAAGATATAGCTCAAAAATTTAATTCTATAGATGTTGCTTTATTACCTATCGGTCCGGTCGAACCCAGAAAAATTGTAAAATATTCTCATATTGATTCTATTGAAGCTTTAAATGCTTTTATCGATTTAAATGCAAAAAATTTTATTCCAATGCATTGGGGTACATTTAAAGGTAATCTTGATACTTTTTATTTGCCGGTACAAAAACTTAATAATTATTGGATAGAACAACAAAAATTATTGGTTGATAAAAATTTACATATTCTAAGATTTGGACAATCCATTCAGTTTTGATTATCAAGTAACTCTATCGTATTATTATGGACAATTTTAAGCCCGATTGTTTGATACTCAAGCATCTTAGTTGGTCTTGAGACCCAGTTAATTATATCTTTATCTCTAAATAATAAACCAATGTCACTTGCAGCCATATATTTATATAAATCGCTATAATTTGAATTAATAATTATATAATTTTTATCAGGTATATTTTTTGTTTTTAGTAAATAAATTAGATCTTGTTTATCAGGTGAAAGTAAAAGTAAAAAACTATTTTGATTGATTTTATATTGTTCTAAAAAATATTCTATTATTTCCGGAATGCATTGCCATGGTTTGTATGAACCGCTATAACAATAAACTGTTTGGTTTTCAGATATGTTAAGTTGTTTTCTGACTTCTTGTCTCCAAATTTTAATTTGTTCAAAATTTATTTTTTGTGGTAAATCTTTTTGTGCTATTTCAATTTTTGATCTGCTAGCTTTAAATGTTGTGGCTAAATATTCTTTTAATGCCGGACTTACTGATTCTATTTTTTTAATAAATTTATTTTTAATTTGTTGTTTATAAGCTTGTTGCTCTATTTTTAATAATTTTTTATATATATATTTTCTATATTTTTTAATAATAAAATTTTCTTTTAAATCTTGATACGTATATCTATATTCTTCAGCGCAAAGACCGCGAGCTTGAATTGTAAGAATGGTATTGTGATTTCTATTTTTATAAATTTTATTTAGGGTTTG harbors:
- the mnmA gene encoding tRNA 2-thiouridine(34) synthase MnmA — its product is MNIAVLVSGGVDSSVALKLLKDQGYELTAFYLKIWLEDEVSYLGQCPWEEDLRYVTQVCEQLSVTLKVVNMQKQYWDKIVSYTIDEVRAGRTPSPDIFCNKRIKFGAFFDEVAGKFDKIATGHYAQIEQKANKFFLKKAVDSFKDQTYFLSHLNQEQLSKILFPIGHLKKEQVRSIAIENNLPNAKRKDSQGICFLGKIKFGDFIKQYLGEKQGDFVEIETGIVVGQHEGFWFYTVGQRKGIGLSGGPWYVVSKDTNNNIVYISNKYYSDEKNRKEFFVSDFNWILGIAPEDKNLKVKIRHGEYLYNCELIFLDTNKAKVILDKDDQGIASGQFAVFYEGEICLGCGKIE
- a CDS encoding MBL fold metallo-hydrolase, with amino-acid sequence MNKNIYKQKTLTQFERVKELAHCFIKSLPMFIRSNNSKKYLENINLLDWFTPSIPIKQSQDLIVTWIGHSSFLIQISGFNILVDPIFYDSMFLFKRVLPPGIDINNLPKIDFILISHDHADHMNYKSLLKLKKHNAIMLTPKNTKKWFEKNKFENIFEFDWWQNFVFTLDDRTIEFNFLPAVHWSGRSINQINKSLWGSWMITANNKNIYFAGDTAYDSHFKDIAQKFNSIDVALLPIGPVEPRKIVKYSHIDSIEALNAFIDLNAKNFIPMHWGTFKGNLDTFYLPVQKLNNYWIEQQKLLVDKNLHILRFGQSIQF